A genomic stretch from Desulfovibrio sp. Huiquan2017 includes:
- a CDS encoding chemotaxis protein CheA, protein MSQDFLDPEILSDFFVEAKEHLETIEPNLLELEKSPDNLGLLNEIFRPMHSLKGASGFLGLNKINGLAHKAENILDELRQGSMRVTAPIMDLILSATDALRTMVDNLETSGVEGDVDTAPIIARIEAALVGELPDESAAEPAPASAPAARAEAEPETEHIEPEPATAAEDAGDADMTTFHPQPDPDFDPTPYALTTVGEGHLADFLEEAQEIVENLNRCLLAMEGDPGGNDELINDTFRYFHNLKGNSGIIGFKELNSLTHEAETLLNKVRKGEIVSNQGLIDLLLAAVDLIEALVGKVDVETGRVEPLDTSVMVQVLRKVTEDGNVDGVVGAVPVGRQAAETSSETPAETTSEPAAEPAPAASAPAPEPPASGAEYDPEDVALFVQTIEQQFEAVLVAFKLLREDSSQRDIVDGLFRTFQTIQNSTGYMGFDEIKEYAGRTVGLVDQARNSDMDFGLMLDLLEQEYAILRDMILAAVETLPGATLSKPVLKSSPKPKSVTPAPAPRAAAAKPAARPAVKPAVPAPRPKPVPAAPPVKPAAKSAPAARTTMPTTAARNGGSQAPAQVKPKASSTIRVDHHKLDHLMNVIGELIINRNRYAMLARALEEGQEEVHVVAQQLTETTYAMARISDDLQDTIMKVRMVPVQTVFSRFPRLVRDLSRKSGKQVELIMEGEETEFDKSVVEEIGDPLVHLVRNAVDHGLEDEETRIAQGKKPKGHVWLRAYHKGNSVAIEVEDDGRGMDPEKLRQVAVRKGIISQEEANAMDDREALDLIFAPGFSSAEKVTDISGRGVGMDVVKTNIKNLKGSVNTQSEVGKGSKLTLTLPLTLAIIDALMVQVGGDTFAIPLDAVSETTKIEVEKLSDVNNRKAVTLRGEVLGIVELAELLDMPQSMDERSVLPMVVIQDNDRRLGLVVDRLLERQEIVIKPLGQYLNNFNLKGLSGATIMGDGSVVLILDPHEIYSLSTQLGRKEPLVVAGAIPGK, encoded by the coding sequence ATGAGCCAGGACTTTCTCGATCCGGAAATCTTGTCCGATTTTTTCGTTGAAGCCAAGGAGCACTTGGAGACCATTGAGCCCAACTTGCTCGAACTGGAAAAAAGTCCGGACAATCTCGGCCTTCTCAATGAAATATTTCGGCCCATGCACTCGCTCAAGGGGGCATCGGGCTTTCTCGGGCTGAACAAGATCAACGGACTGGCCCACAAGGCCGAAAATATCTTGGACGAACTGCGCCAGGGCTCCATGCGTGTGACCGCGCCCATCATGGATCTGATCCTGTCCGCCACCGATGCCCTGCGCACCATGGTGGACAACCTGGAGACCAGCGGGGTGGAGGGCGATGTGGACACCGCGCCCATCATTGCCCGGATCGAGGCCGCCCTGGTCGGGGAACTTCCGGATGAGAGCGCGGCCGAACCTGCGCCCGCTTCCGCGCCCGCCGCTAGAGCCGAAGCCGAGCCCGAGACCGAGCATATCGAACCAGAACCCGCCACGGCGGCGGAAGACGCCGGGGATGCCGACATGACCACTTTTCATCCGCAACCCGATCCCGATTTTGATCCCACCCCTTATGCCTTGACCACGGTGGGTGAAGGCCATCTGGCAGATTTTCTCGAAGAGGCCCAGGAGATCGTCGAAAACCTGAACCGTTGTCTCCTGGCCATGGAAGGGGACCCGGGCGGCAACGACGAACTGATCAACGACACCTTCCGTTATTTTCACAACCTCAAGGGCAACAGCGGCATCATAGGCTTCAAGGAACTCAACTCCCTGACCCATGAGGCCGAGACCCTGCTGAACAAGGTTCGCAAGGGCGAGATCGTCTCCAACCAGGGACTCATCGACCTGCTCCTGGCGGCCGTGGACCTCATCGAGGCCCTGGTGGGCAAGGTGGACGTTGAGACGGGCCGTGTGGAGCCGCTGGACACCAGCGTCATGGTCCAGGTCCTTCGGAAGGTCACCGAAGACGGCAACGTGGACGGCGTGGTCGGCGCGGTGCCCGTAGGCCGACAGGCTGCCGAAACGTCTTCCGAGACGCCCGCCGAAACGACATCCGAACCGGCCGCTGAGCCCGCTCCCGCAGCCTCTGCGCCCGCGCCCGAACCGCCCGCGTCCGGCGCCGAGTATGACCCCGAGGATGTAGCCCTGTTCGTCCAAACCATCGAGCAGCAGTTCGAGGCCGTGTTGGTCGCCTTCAAGCTGCTCCGCGAGGATTCGAGCCAGCGGGACATCGTGGACGGCCTGTTCCGGACTTTCCAGACCATTCAAAATTCTACCGGGTACATGGGGTTCGACGAGATCAAGGAGTACGCGGGACGGACTGTGGGACTGGTGGATCAGGCCCGCAATTCGGATATGGATTTCGGCCTGATGCTCGATCTTCTCGAACAGGAATACGCCATTCTTCGGGACATGATCCTGGCGGCCGTCGAGACCCTGCCCGGCGCGACCCTGTCCAAGCCCGTGCTCAAGTCTTCTCCCAAACCCAAGTCCGTGACGCCGGCCCCTGCGCCGCGTGCCGCCGCAGCCAAGCCCGCCGCCAGGCCCGCGGTCAAACCGGCGGTCCCCGCACCGCGTCCCAAGCCGGTTCCGGCCGCGCCGCCCGTCAAACCCGCAGCCAAGTCCGCTCCGGCGGCAAGGACGACCATGCCCACCACCGCCGCAAGGAATGGCGGCAGCCAGGCTCCGGCCCAGGTCAAGCCCAAGGCGTCGAGTACCATTCGCGTGGACCATCACAAGCTGGATCACCTCATGAACGTCATCGGCGAGTTGATCATCAACCGCAATCGTTACGCCATGCTCGCCCGCGCTCTGGAAGAGGGCCAGGAAGAAGTGCATGTGGTCGCGCAGCAACTGACCGAGACCACCTATGCCATGGCGCGTATTTCCGACGACCTGCAAGATACCATCATGAAGGTCCGCATGGTTCCGGTGCAGACCGTGTTCTCCCGGTTCCCCCGGCTGGTCCGGGACCTGAGCCGCAAGTCCGGCAAGCAGGTGGAGCTGATCATGGAAGGCGAGGAGACCGAATTCGACAAGTCCGTGGTGGAGGAAATCGGCGATCCTCTGGTGCACCTAGTGCGCAACGCCGTGGACCACGGCCTTGAGGACGAGGAAACCCGCATCGCCCAGGGCAAGAAGCCCAAGGGCCACGTCTGGCTGCGCGCTTACCATAAAGGCAACTCCGTGGCCATCGAGGTCGAGGACGACGGCCGGGGCATGGACCCGGAGAAGCTCCGTCAGGTGGCCGTGCGCAAGGGCATCATCTCCCAGGAGGAGGCCAACGCCATGGACGACCGCGAGGCCCTGGACCTGATCTTCGCGCCGGGCTTTTCGTCCGCCGAGAAGGTCACCGACATCTCCGGGCGCGGCGTGGGTATGGACGTGGTTAAGACCAACATCAAGAACCTCAAGGGCAGCGTGAATACCCAGTCCGAAGTGGGCAAGGGCTCCAAGCTGACCCTGACTCTGCCGCTGACTTTGGCCATCATCGACGCGCTTATGGTCCAGGTGGGAGGCGACACTTTCGCCATTCCGCTGGACGCCGTGTCCGAGACCACCAAGATCGAGGTCGAAAAGCTGTCCGACGTCAACAACCGCAAGGCAGTGACCTTGCGCGGCGAGGTGCTCGGCATCGTCGAACTGGCCGAACTGCTCGACATGCCCCAGTCCATGGACGAACGCTCTGTCCTGCCCATGGTCGTCATCCAGGACAACGACCGCCGTCTCGGCCTGGTGGTGGACCGCCTTCTGGAACGCCAGGAGATCGTCATCAAGCCGCTCGGTCAGTACTTGAACAATTTCAATCTCAAAGGGCTGTCCGGCGCAACCATCATGGGCGACGGCTCCGTGGTGCTCATTCTCGACCCCCATGAGATCTACAGCCTGTCCACCCAGCTCGGTCGCAAGGAACCCCTCGTTGTGGCCGGAGCCATCCCGGGCAAATAG
- a CDS encoding response regulator produces the protein MPKHILIVDDSKTVRNLVAFIMKKEGFKVTTAEDGLDGLEKLYSLSEVDLIVSDVNMPRMDGLTFIKTVREQAAYRDIPIVVLSTEGQDKDIQTGLTVGANLYMIKPAQPEKLVRNVKMLLG, from the coding sequence ATGCCTAAACATATTCTGATAGTGGACGATTCGAAGACCGTCAGAAACCTGGTGGCCTTCATCATGAAAAAGGAAGGCTTTAAGGTGACCACGGCGGAGGACGGTCTGGACGGCCTGGAGAAGCTGTACAGCCTGTCCGAGGTCGATTTGATCGTGTCCGATGTGAACATGCCTCGCATGGACGGGTTGACTTTCATTAAGACCGTCCGGGAGCAGGCCGCCTATCGGGACATCCCCATTGTGGTCCTGTCCACCGAGGGGCAGGACAAGGATATCCAGACGGGATTGACCGTGGGGGCGAATCTGTACATGATCAAACCAGCCCAGCCTGAAAAGCTTGTCCGTAACGTCAAGATGCTGCTGGGATAG
- a CDS encoding protein-glutamate O-methyltransferase CheR: MSSLFSKTISLGKELKISDQEFANLRDFIYAECGIYIADNRKYLLENRLGSRLKKLNLKNFDEYYNLLRFDPAKGMEMKKLYEVITTNETSFYRNPPQLKVFQEEVLPDVLGACRKKGRRLRIWSAGCSTGEEPYTISIIIHEMLKAELPNWDIRISANDLSERVLESARRGVYNDYTLRTTPEEIVTRYFDANNGQNKIKPEVKRLVSFGQINLRDRVQLKRVERSQVVFCRNVIIYFDDEMKKRVINAFYDNLLPGGYLIIGHSESLHNITRAFKPIHYPGAIIYQKEE; encoded by the coding sequence ATGTCGTCCCTTTTCTCCAAGACCATATCCCTCGGCAAGGAACTTAAGATCTCCGATCAGGAGTTCGCCAACCTGCGGGATTTCATCTATGCCGAATGTGGCATTTATATAGCGGATAACCGTAAGTATTTATTGGAAAATAGACTCGGGAGCAGGCTCAAGAAGCTGAATCTGAAGAATTTTGACGAATATTACAATCTCCTGCGGTTCGATCCGGCCAAGGGCATGGAGATGAAGAAGCTTTACGAGGTCATCACCACCAACGAGACCAGCTTCTACCGCAACCCGCCTCAGCTCAAGGTCTTCCAGGAGGAGGTCCTGCCCGACGTGCTCGGCGCCTGCCGGAAGAAGGGCAGGCGGCTGCGCATCTGGTCGGCGGGGTGTTCCACCGGCGAGGAGCCGTACACCATCTCGATCATCATCCACGAGATGCTCAAGGCCGAATTGCCCAATTGGGACATCCGCATTTCCGCCAACGACCTGTCGGAACGGGTTCTGGAGTCGGCCCGGCGGGGCGTGTACAACGACTACACCCTGCGGACCACCCCGGAGGAGATCGTCACGCGCTATTTCGACGCGAACAACGGGCAGAACAAGATCAAGCCGGAGGTCAAGCGGCTGGTCAGCTTCGGCCAGATAAACCTTCGCGACCGCGTGCAGCTCAAGCGGGTGGAGCGTTCGCAGGTCGTCTTTTGCAGAAACGTCATCATCTATTTCGACGATGAGATGAAAAAGCGCGTTATCAATGCATTTTATGACAACCTGCTGCCGGGCGGGTATCTGATTATCGGGCATTCAGAATCGCTGCACAACATTACCCGTGCGTTCAAGCCCATTCACTATCCGGGCGCCATCATCTATCAAAAGGAGGAATAG
- a CDS encoding HEAT repeat domain-containing protein, with product MADCTDYLALLSSDNKEIVRESAFRAGEDNCVEAVPKLAELLKTNHLGIQEAVDSSLRKIGGRETVAAVIPLLRSDEAPVRNLAMDILREVGNQDMPSLIALTQDEDPDIRIFVADILGSTGSILAVHPLCEALLKDPEVNVRYQAAVSLGELGMEEATPCLNKAINDEEWVQYSVIEALTKIGHTSSVDALVKALDGASDLVASMIIDSLGEMGNVKAVTMLLRRIADAPTALRNKIVKAIVKILGGKSLTLLSDDERERFRRYLLVALQDEDEEIQDAAIQGLAYVGGEEASSGILKIAGRLDLDRDHDRLQSIIGFLAQIGLTEALKAGLLGEDQDVARVAVQVLSQIAPDTCSLEDCVCQVLMDAFWKATLPVQRQIVGVVATKGGEQAKDFFIKVLNEHEDGTVLKSAVYLLGEKLRLPKVADRIFLLMDHPYDDVKEAALEACIAIDGPAVQSRFQEMFHSAEPIKRLMATYALGKLGPMENLDILTQAVEDEVPDIRKVAIEALAGSGGDEAIWRPLVLHRLADESKDVRLTVIEIMGRHYDEEMIPHLLHALGDEDDWVKIRAMDALGAHGTTEAAPLMIDMLNNSNRFVVMKAIEALGNIGGSAAFAALLEVTNSDEYELVSAAEEAISKIQDM from the coding sequence ATGGCGGATTGTACCGATTATCTGGCTTTGCTGAGCAGTGACAACAAGGAAATCGTCCGGGAGAGCGCCTTCAGGGCCGGAGAGGACAATTGCGTCGAGGCCGTGCCCAAGCTGGCGGAACTGCTTAAGACCAACCATCTGGGCATCCAGGAGGCGGTGGACAGTTCTCTGCGCAAGATCGGCGGTCGGGAGACCGTGGCGGCGGTTATTCCGTTGCTGCGTTCCGACGAGGCTCCGGTGCGCAACCTGGCCATGGACATCCTGCGCGAGGTGGGCAACCAGGACATGCCCTCGCTTATCGCCCTGACCCAGGACGAAGACCCGGATATTCGAATTTTCGTGGCCGATATCCTCGGCTCCACCGGGAGCATCCTGGCGGTCCACCCCTTGTGCGAGGCACTGCTGAAGGATCCGGAAGTCAACGTCCGCTACCAGGCGGCCGTAAGCTTGGGCGAACTGGGCATGGAAGAGGCCACCCCCTGCCTGAACAAGGCCATCAACGACGAGGAGTGGGTCCAGTATTCCGTGATCGAGGCCCTGACCAAGATAGGGCACACCAGTTCGGTGGACGCTCTGGTCAAGGCCCTGGACGGGGCGTCCGACCTCGTCGCCTCCATGATCATCGATTCCCTGGGCGAAATGGGCAACGTCAAGGCCGTGACCATGCTGCTTCGGCGCATAGCCGATGCGCCCACCGCCTTGCGCAACAAGATCGTCAAAGCCATCGTCAAGATCCTCGGCGGCAAGTCCCTGACCCTGCTCAGCGACGACGAGCGTGAGCGGTTTCGCCGCTATCTGCTGGTGGCGCTGCAGGACGAGGACGAGGAGATTCAGGACGCCGCCATCCAGGGCTTGGCCTACGTGGGCGGTGAAGAGGCCTCGTCCGGCATCCTGAAGATCGCCGGACGGCTGGACCTTGACCGCGACCATGACCGCTTGCAGTCGATCATCGGCTTCCTGGCCCAGATCGGGCTGACCGAGGCACTCAAGGCGGGGCTTCTCGGCGAGGATCAGGATGTGGCCCGTGTGGCTGTGCAGGTCTTGTCCCAGATAGCTCCCGATACCTGTTCTCTGGAGGACTGCGTCTGCCAGGTGCTCATGGACGCCTTCTGGAAGGCCACTCTGCCTGTCCAGCGCCAGATTGTCGGCGTGGTGGCCACCAAGGGCGGGGAACAGGCCAAGGATTTCTTCATCAAGGTCCTCAACGAACATGAGGACGGCACCGTGCTCAAGAGCGCGGTCTATCTGCTCGGCGAGAAGCTTCGCCTGCCCAAGGTGGCGGACAGGATATTCCTGCTCATGGACCACCCGTACGACGATGTGAAAGAGGCGGCCTTGGAGGCGTGCATCGCCATCGACGGCCCGGCCGTGCAGTCCCGCTTCCAGGAGATGTTTCACAGCGCCGAACCCATCAAGCGGCTCATGGCCACCTACGCCCTGGGCAAGCTCGGGCCCATGGAGAATCTGGATATCCTGACCCAGGCCGTGGAGGACGAGGTCCCGGACATCCGCAAGGTGGCCATCGAGGCCCTGGCCGGGTCCGGCGGCGACGAGGCCATCTGGCGGCCCCTGGTCCTGCACCGGCTGGCCGACGAGAGCAAGGACGTGCGCTTGACGGTCATCGAGATCATGGGGCGGCACTATGACGAGGAGATGATCCCGCACCTCCTGCACGCCCTGGGTGACGAGGACGATTGGGTCAAGATCCGGGCCATGGACGCCCTGGGCGCGCACGGCACAACCGAGGCGGCACCGCTCATGATCGACATGCTGAATAACTCCAACCGGTTCGTGGTCATGAAAGCCATCGAAGCATTGGGGAATATCGGCGGCAGCGCAGCCTTCGCGGCCCTATTGGAAGTGACCAACAGCGACGAGTACGAGCTGGTCAGCGCCGCCGAGGAAGCCATTTCCAAAATACAGGACATGTAG
- a CDS encoding chemotaxis response regulator protein-glutamate methylesterase: MIKVLVVDDSAFMRKAISTMLDKDPGISVVGVARNGREGLDMVRKLDPDVVTMDIEMPEMDGLTALRHIMMECPRPVLMVSSLTTEGAESTLKAMELGAVDFIPKQLSKVSLDIIKIERDLIEKVKTVAARKMRHVAARAATRKAHRPALLPRRDGRPVRDVVAIGVSTGGPPVVQKILSSLPADFPAGIVIAQHMPAAFTGPFAARLDSVSQISVKEAESGDVLRPGHAFVAPGGRHIILDQKVSRIDVVVTDEPRDALYKPSVNVLIGSVAKAVGRRGLGVILTGMGSDGCEGIRALKGKGGRALAQSDSTCVVYGMPKAVVEENLVDEIVDLDDMAESIMANLYK; this comes from the coding sequence GTGATCAAAGTTCTCGTTGTTGATGATTCCGCGTTCATGCGCAAGGCCATCAGCACGATGCTCGACAAAGACCCCGGCATTTCCGTGGTGGGTGTGGCGCGCAACGGTCGCGAAGGGTTGGACATGGTGCGCAAGCTCGATCCCGATGTCGTGACCATGGACATCGAGATGCCCGAGATGGACGGCCTGACCGCGTTGCGGCATATCATGATGGAATGCCCCCGCCCCGTGCTCATGGTCAGCTCGCTGACCACCGAAGGCGCGGAATCCACCCTGAAGGCTATGGAGCTCGGTGCCGTGGACTTCATCCCCAAGCAGCTTTCCAAGGTCTCCCTGGATATCATCAAAATCGAGCGTGACCTCATCGAGAAGGTCAAGACCGTGGCCGCACGCAAGATGCGCCACGTGGCCGCCCGGGCCGCGACCCGCAAGGCGCACAGGCCCGCGCTGTTGCCCCGGCGGGACGGCCGTCCCGTGCGCGACGTGGTGGCCATCGGCGTGTCCACCGGCGGCCCTCCCGTGGTCCAGAAAATCCTGTCCTCGCTGCCTGCCGATTTCCCGGCGGGCATCGTCATTGCCCAACACATGCCCGCGGCCTTCACCGGCCCGTTCGCGGCCCGGCTCGACAGCGTCAGCCAGATTTCTGTCAAAGAGGCCGAAAGCGGCGACGTGCTCAGGCCCGGCCATGCCTTCGTGGCCCCCGGGGGACGGCACATCATCCTCGACCAGAAAGTCAGCCGCATTGACGTGGTGGTCACGGACGAGCCCCGCGACGCCTTGTACAAACCTTCGGTCAACGTGCTTATCGGCTCGGTGGCCAAGGCGGTGGGCCGCCGGGGGCTCGGAGTCATCCTGACCGGCATGGGCAGCGACGGATGCGAGGGCATCCGCGCTCTCAAGGGGAAAGGGGGCCGGGCTCTGGCCCAGAGCGATTCCACCTGTGTGGTCTACGGCATGCCCAAGGCTGTGGTGGAAGAAAATCTGGTGGATGAAATCGTGGATCTCGACGACATGGCCGAATCCATCATGGCGAATTTATACAAATAA
- a CDS encoding AMP-binding protein, translating to MRAINLQLADIREIISSVLLAHLSYDACMRLAPGGSLSPEFVPTCDAVDDLEGVGDIIAHMFHAKPPANIGAISLEAWAESVYQQWLAAGDRMTFFTSGSTNEPKPATHDFGEHVQEVENLALLFQDRKRIVCFVPRHHIYGFLFSILLPRVMGLEVRWVVPLPTPGLARSLRDGDLMVAFPLLWGKLAEMGVHFHADVHGVTSTGPCPAKTIEMVKANGLPLMYEIYGSSETGGVGYRTDHLGCYTLLDHWTRTDDDAVLARKTEGGGATECLLQDLLDWYGPATFTPRRRKDCAVQVAGVNVYPARVREVLLDHPLVEKCAVRLMRSDEGTRLKAFIVPYGSGQDIGVLKLELQKWSKAHLSRYERPASWTFGKHIPVNGLGKERDW from the coding sequence ATGCGCGCCATCAATCTTCAACTTGCAGATATCCGTGAAATAATTTCCAGCGTTCTTTTGGCTCATTTATCCTATGATGCCTGCATGCGCCTTGCGCCGGGCGGTTCGCTCAGTCCGGAGTTTGTTCCGACGTGCGATGCCGTGGACGACCTGGAGGGTGTGGGCGATATCATCGCCCACATGTTTCATGCGAAGCCCCCGGCAAACATCGGAGCGATTTCCCTGGAGGCGTGGGCGGAAAGTGTTTACCAGCAGTGGCTTGCTGCCGGTGACCGCATGACATTTTTTACCTCCGGAAGCACCAATGAGCCCAAGCCTGCGACACATGATTTTGGCGAACATGTTCAGGAAGTCGAGAATCTGGCCCTGCTTTTTCAAGACAGGAAACGGATTGTCTGTTTTGTGCCACGCCATCATATTTACGGCTTTCTCTTTTCCATTCTACTCCCGCGTGTCATGGGCCTTGAGGTCCGGTGGGTGGTGCCGTTGCCCACGCCTGGGCTGGCCCGTTCGTTGCGAGATGGAGACCTCATGGTGGCCTTTCCTCTTTTGTGGGGCAAGCTCGCCGAGATGGGCGTGCATTTCCATGCAGATGTGCACGGCGTCACGTCCACCGGGCCGTGTCCAGCAAAGACCATTGAAATGGTCAAGGCGAACGGATTGCCTTTGATGTATGAGATTTACGGATCATCGGAGACCGGCGGTGTGGGCTACCGCACCGACCATCTGGGGTGCTACACACTGTTGGACCACTGGACCCGGACCGACGACGATGCTGTTCTGGCCCGGAAAACGGAAGGTGGCGGTGCGACGGAGTGTCTTCTACAGGATCTGCTTGATTGGTACGGTCCTGCGACTTTTACTCCCCGTCGACGCAAGGACTGTGCTGTGCAGGTGGCGGGCGTCAACGTCTATCCTGCCAGGGTGCGGGAGGTGCTTTTGGACCATCCCTTGGTTGAAAAATGCGCGGTACGTCTCATGCGATCTGACGAGGGGACGCGGCTCAAGGCGTTTATCGTGCCCTACGGTTCGGGCCAGGATATAGGTGTCCTAAAGTTGGAATTGCAAAAATGGTCCAAGGCGCATCTTTCAAGATACGAACGGCCAGCGTCCTGGACCTTTGGTAAACACATCCCCGTGAACGGGTTGGGCAAAGAAAGGGACTGGTAG
- a CDS encoding beta-ketoacyl synthase chain length factor, which produces MKLSIHGVGLAAPIGDGALVRQALDGKDVPLPAAYETPTEALAEYVPARKLRRMDHFTRMTLLAAYRALEAADTLSVLPDRMGIVLGTGYGPSRTTFDFQDSLIDDGPALASPLAFSLSVHNIPAGVLSMLLDYPCPQTTLCQLRGAVQAGIQTAALWLAEGRVDTILLGFTDETTPLLEANTERLNAAEGRLDAPPVGEGSAFFLLAEAGGFASLEIEARPENFKADTVVIDQGEFGTCDLTDLWGKSPTSCGLELAAAALGAREQELKTACREGDVWFSVTGE; this is translated from the coding sequence ATGAAGCTCTCCATCCACGGGGTTGGTCTGGCTGCTCCCATCGGCGACGGTGCGTTGGTCCGCCAAGCCTTGGACGGCAAGGACGTGCCGCTGCCTGCGGCGTACGAGACTCCGACCGAGGCACTGGCCGAGTATGTCCCGGCCCGCAAGTTGCGGCGCATGGACCATTTTACCCGCATGACTTTGCTGGCGGCTTACCGTGCTTTGGAGGCTGCCGATACACTGTCCGTACTTCCCGACCGTATGGGGATCGTGCTCGGTACCGGTTACGGGCCGTCCCGGACGACGTTTGATTTTCAGGACTCCCTCATTGACGATGGGCCGGCGTTGGCTTCACCGCTCGCCTTTTCCCTTTCCGTTCATAACATCCCGGCGGGAGTGCTTTCCATGTTGTTGGATTACCCCTGTCCGCAGACAACACTCTGCCAGTTGCGGGGAGCTGTTCAGGCCGGAATCCAGACAGCGGCACTCTGGTTGGCGGAAGGTCGGGTTGATACCATCCTTTTGGGCTTTACCGACGAGACTACGCCGCTTCTTGAAGCCAACACCGAACGTTTGAACGCCGCTGAGGGGCGTTTGGATGCACCGCCGGTGGGTGAGGGCAGTGCCTTTTTCCTCTTGGCCGAGGCTGGGGGATTCGCCTCGCTGGAAATTGAGGCTCGTCCGGAAAATTTCAAAGCCGATACGGTCGTTATTGACCAGGGAGAATTCGGCACGTGTGACCTGACGGATCTCTGGGGAAAGAGTCCGACTTCCTGTGGCCTGGAGCTTGCCGCTGCGGCGTTGGGCGCCAGGGAACAAGAGCTGAAGACCGCCTGTCGGGAGGGTGACGTCTGGTTCAGCGTAACCGGAGAATAG
- a CDS encoding beta-ketoacyl-[acyl-carrier-protein] synthase family protein produces the protein MLGEVAILGAGCICAAGPTLDACLETMLAGKGEPAAPTHFICEQAVTYPVFEVPQKWVDSSSISAGRSANLLHMAVHDALDGVPDVLSVQNELRVGVCIGTSVGASLDFLDFYRSWKAGKKPQLAPILHYLAGNLAEGLAVHYDLSGPCQTVTNACTSGADAIGIAAAWIRAGWCDVAIAGGADALSEISYNGFARLMNTSPEPCRPFDKDRRGLNLGEGAGVLLLASTNVAERFGAPRRGRVAGYGTCGDAYNLTAPHPEARGLLQALDTALGQARITCEDVACVNVHGTGTKANDLVEGHVLRDRFSQSLVFATKGFTGHTLGAAGAMEAAFTLACLERGVLPPSKGFGEPDPAIGLSPVACPTAFSGRFGLSQSLAFGGNNSVLILEKEDRR, from the coding sequence ATGCTTGGCGAGGTGGCTATTCTGGGGGCGGGTTGCATCTGTGCGGCCGGTCCCACGCTTGATGCCTGTCTGGAGACCATGCTGGCCGGGAAGGGAGAGCCGGCTGCGCCTACGCATTTTATCTGTGAGCAGGCCGTCACCTATCCCGTTTTCGAGGTGCCCCAGAAGTGGGTAGATTCATCGAGTATATCTGCAGGGCGTTCCGCAAATTTACTGCATATGGCCGTTCATGATGCGTTGGATGGGGTGCCTGACGTCTTGAGCGTGCAAAACGAACTTCGGGTCGGGGTGTGCATCGGCACCTCGGTTGGCGCGTCGCTCGACTTCTTAGATTTTTATCGCAGCTGGAAAGCCGGTAAGAAACCGCAGCTGGCTCCCATCCTGCATTACCTGGCTGGGAATCTGGCCGAGGGGCTAGCTGTTCATTACGATCTGAGCGGTCCCTGCCAGACTGTGACCAATGCCTGTACTTCCGGTGCAGACGCCATCGGCATCGCCGCAGCCTGGATTCGTGCCGGTTGGTGCGACGTGGCCATCGCTGGAGGTGCGGATGCCTTGAGCGAAATTTCCTACAACGGTTTTGCCCGGCTCATGAATACCAGCCCGGAACCCTGCCGACCGTTCGATAAAGACCGTAGGGGGCTTAATTTGGGCGAGGGCGCAGGTGTGTTGCTCCTCGCCTCTACCAATGTGGCAGAGCGCTTTGGAGCCCCCCGGAGAGGCCGTGTGGCGGGCTATGGAACCTGCGGTGATGCCTACAACCTGACGGCTCCGCATCCCGAGGCTCGGGGGCTGTTACAGGCTCTGGATACGGCCCTGGGGCAGGCCAGGATAACCTGCGAGGATGTGGCCTGTGTCAACGTGCACGGAACCGGCACCAAGGCCAACGATTTGGTGGAGGGGCACGTCTTGCGCGATCGTTTCAGTCAATCTCTTGTTTTTGCGACAAAGGGGTTCACCGGGCATACGTTGGGGGCTGCCGGGGCCATGGAGGCTGCCTTCACTCTGGCCTGTCTGGAGCGTGGAGTGCTGCCGCCAAGCAAGGGGTTTGGCGAACCCGATCCGGCTATCGGCCTTTCTCCGGTAGCCTGTCCAACCGCTTTCTCGGGGCGATTCGGTTTGAGCCAGTCACTGGCTTTCGGCGGCAATAATTCCGTCCTCATATTGGAGAAGGAGGACCGGCGATGA
- a CDS encoding phosphopantetheine-binding protein, protein MDLREKIKTVLVRELDLVDIDPATIEDDAPLFGDEGLGLDSLDAVELVVLVQKFFDTEIQNAEEGMEALQSVESLARFIENEG, encoded by the coding sequence ATGGATCTCAGAGAAAAAATCAAGACGGTTTTGGTAAGGGAACTCGATCTTGTGGATATTGACCCGGCCACCATCGAGGACGATGCACCGCTGTTTGGCGACGAAGGACTTGGGTTGGATTCCCTGGACGCGGTGGAGCTCGTGGTGCTGGTTCAGAAGTTTTTCGATACCGAGATTCAGAACGCTGAGGAGGGAATGGAAGCCCTGCAGTCGGTGGAGAGTCTGGCTCGGTTTATCGAGAACGAGGGATAA